TTATTTGAATATCAGGGTTGTTCTTGGTTGGGTTTTTAAAGGGTGTTAGTTGTGAAAAACGAAAACATTTGAGAgttatttttgacaatttcaCAATGGATTTACATCGGGGGGAATACCATACCTCATCATGAAGTTGTCTTAGAAATTGGACAAATTTGTCATGGTGAAGGGAGTCTTTTCCATCTTGACCGAAGAAATATTCTACTAAACCACCATTTTCAACACTAACTTTCATTCCAAGTCTTCTTCCATCTCTATGGTGAGCTCCCTGTCTGTTCTGTTTTCTCATCAAACCCATCACTTTCTTGAACTCCTCCCTGTCTATTTCACTATTTTGATCAACAGAGACAAACATCCATTACACCAGAGGATTgtgcagaaaaaaaaaaaaaaccatgaagaTGATAGAAACAGAGGAACAATTAATTATCTAACCCATTGTTATCAATGTCAAACATTTTGAATGCCACTGAAAAGCTGGACTCTGGTATGCTGAGAAGAGTAACAAAAAAGATGTACCTGCAAGCAAGCAGGGGCCAAATCAAGAAATTTCCATCAGGGGATGCACAAATCCATATAAAGTTACTAGTTTGATATATGTtgataatttgaatattttaatttatttttgttctaatAGATCCTCAACTTATTTCAAAtgtttataaattcacatatttattagatacaaaatttaaaatttaatgttcacgttctaattaaacaattgaatttcaaatttttttaatatcttttagACCTATTAAATATATAAGTGGAAGTTGATGAATATATATGAACAtcttaaagtttaattaattattagacatcttattcaaaataaataaataatttactaGATAAAAATTATATGCTCAAAATTTGTTagacacttcaaaggtttagagaTTAGAGATtgattagatataaattttaaattttgacgaccggtaatattaaattcaaaattgtaATGAACTCTTGGAGAACCATCTAAGTAAATATATGAGCATTCATcttgtaatatttataaatattaatcaaaatagaatctagttttttttttttccaattaatttGTCAAATAATGATatagtcaaaatttaaaaatatgcaGGACAACCAACTAAAAGAAAACTTCCATGCCCCTCTATCCAACAAAACAATTGGTAAACATTAAGGATCAAatgaattttaatataaattcatttaatttgagAGAAGGGGCACCCCATGCCCCTTAATGGATCTGCCTCTGTCTAAGTACTTGACAAAAGACAGATCATCTTCAATTATGGTTAGCTTGTGTAAATTATCATGGAGTTTGGAAGAAAGTAGAACTCTTACTCTGCAAAAGAGATGAGTCCATCATTGTTGGTGTCAAAAAGCATGAAAAATTTTGAAGGAACACAATATAATTCTCCATCAATTCTTCTTTCTCCTCTTAGAAACCCTTCTCTAATACGATTTGACTCAGATGGAGGAAACACAGGAACAACAGCTCTCATCAAATCTGTAGGCGTCATATATATTTCTCCTTCAGGTGTGTGAATAGAGGCAAAATACTCGAACACCTTCTCAGGAGGACTTTGAATCCTCATACGTTTTTCGTAATTGAAAAACACCCTTCTCCTATAATCATCTGAAATTGAACGCAAAGTACGAATGAAATGGTAATTTTACCGCAACACATTAACTCAGATTGCTTGAGTTCAATGGCAAATCATAACATTCTTACCTCCAAAtagaaatttggattttttctTTGCATTTGCATTTGCATTTTGATTTGGTGTTGGTGTTGTTGTTGGAGTTGGGAATTCGAATGAGTTTTCTTTCACTGTTGTCCATGTTGTTTCTTTTGGGAAGTCGGCGAATGATAGATGCGAATTGGAAGTGGAAGAATTCGCGCTGAAAAGTGATCCAACTCCGCCGATCAAAATCCCCGAAGAAATCGACTTGAACAATAAATCAAATATGAAAGTTCTTCTATTCTCATTTCTGGAGCCAGTTTGTTTAGATGCAATCgataaagaagaagacaatTGGGAGATTGATGGCGAACCTAAAGAGCCACCAAGTTGATTTCCAAGGAAACGAACAGTAAGGTGTTGAGAATGTATAACTCTATAAATCGATTTAGAAGATTTTGCAACCAAGAACGTCGAAGAAAACATACTATGATTCAAAACGATCTTGAGGTTTTTCCAAATATCATTAAGGTCTTACAAGAAAAAggtaaggaagaagaaaaaatgcaaAATGAGAGAGAGAACAACAAAAATGGATATACATAGCTTTAGCAAAATTGGATACTATAATGAAGGCTTTGACTTGGCCATTGGTTAATAACGGTTTTTTCAAAAGTTAGTTGGCTTTTATGGtttgaaggaattaatttttAGTAAATTGATAAAtatccattttttatttattaatacaTTTGTgtggaaaaataattaaaaacggTTTGGGTCTATAGATAATGGGTTTAGTGGATCTGTAAgggatttttttctttattttttttaaggcaAAGGGAGGGTGGTGTTATGAATTGAGGccaatttatatttctattttgaaaattttaagaaaattttgatttttttttttgaaataaattttgaagattttgaaaattgaaaacataaaatagtaTTGTGGTATTGTCATTAGCAAGTGAGATGGGACCCAGAAATtaatggttttcttttttttttaataaaaaattaatatatcacTAGTATTGTCACACCCCTCCCGAGTCGATCCCTCAACCCGGAAGGAAGTGTGAACCCACAGATTTTAAGGATTTCTATTGTctaggattttatttttatacatatatttcatttttaaacataaagCATAACCGTGTTGAGAATATTTACACAATACATTAACGTTTATCCATTTATACATTTACTACTATCATACGCCATCTTCCTTTTACTTGGGGGAATAAGGGCTTTCACATCTTTTAAATATCTAACGCATGCTTTGAATACATAAGTACTTAAACATGCTTTATAAACATTCTTTTAACTAGCATGCGTTACTAGCTCTTAAAACGTGAtttggggggaggggggaggggatttaaaaaaaacatttgaaaatcatGAACAAGAATGCTCAATGAGTGGTAAGTTTAAactaaataataacaatttttaaaaaatatcttcttGGAAAGCAACAACACAACATGAACCATCATCCAAACACATATACGTACAGACAATTTATGAAACTAGATTGGCATAATCACGAAATCCAACAATACATAATAATTCCCATAGACTGGTTTGAGGAAACAATTTTCAGTACCCCAAACAACTCGTCGAATGTGCATATGTCGAAGATTCCTGCTAGATATACTCAGG
This DNA window, taken from Benincasa hispida cultivar B227 chromosome 6, ASM972705v1, whole genome shotgun sequence, encodes the following:
- the LOC120079289 gene encoding calcium uptake protein, mitochondrial-like translates to MIVEGGSRVVKQGVLLDDNPPCGDSVICLKMLCAMKELCSCSCVTSLERLRVTSPVYELFVEEALDAIFVGVIFLVWMLREMRGSPSISQLSSSLSIASKQTGSRNENRRTFIFDLLFKSISSGILIGGVGSLFSANSSTSNSHLSFADFPKETTWTTVKENSFEFPTPTTTPTPNQNANANAKKKSKFLFGDDYRRRVFFNYEKRMRIQSPPEKVFEYFASIHTPEGEIYMTPTDLMRAVVPVFPPSESNRIREGVRVLLSSKLHDNLHKLTIIEDDLSFVKYQTSNFIWICASPDGNFLIWPLLACRYIFFVTLLSIPESSFSVAFKMFDIDNNGEIDREEFKKVMGLMRKQNRQGAHHRDGRRLGMKVSVENGGLVEYFFGQDGKDSLHHDKFVQFLRQLHDEILLLEFSHYDFKSQGSISAKDFALSIVASADINHIDKLLDRVEELNKEPHFRNIRITYEEFKDFAELRKKLESFSLAIFSYGKVNGELTKQDFQRAASHVCGVAITRNVVDIIFHIFDANEDGNLSSDEFIRVIQRKEVSSSQPAVGVGGFLSCWFSCAAKCSSAKLFVRS